In Acidimicrobiales bacterium, one genomic interval encodes:
- a CDS encoding AAA family ATPase, which yields MSPAGAPVSLDVERDALRRARRAVQAKLATFEAIRAEDSGADALSDEYVAAVVRGAVEKLQQDLVVFGRIDDDRPWRVGLYGIDEGGDQLVMDWRAPFATRFYQATFDEPQGLDRRVSYVGCIEDLFVEEFTTGLVEGSSPLLTELSRERGTTMRAAVATLQSEQDALVRLDPRERLVLRGGPGTGKTVVGLHRAAWLVYNDNRIAADRILVVGPSDKFLRFVATVLPTLGEARVTQTTFDRLLGPCTPAGSDPRWVAVLDELEAHLLLPQEVRVGHLGVPAADVEALVARLRDRPIPWRDKRKVFVDNLTNRLQQRRKTVTRAEVSAAAGEVWPAVTAKAAWARLRSRATLTELGAPADLVDAWFADGREDGALYDEVRARFEGTPLRYGHVIVDEAQDLTFFQLRAVLRRGDGLTLVGDDAQRSTPAGIGLAAAAAELDTSLVTMDTAYRMSAEIADWLNAHADREEIDAVHLVGIRPTDTPVRELDRAAGADPEALADELAGRWHNVAVIREHEVWEHKGVEYDAVVVDTAGLSPAEVYLAASRAAHELVVIR from the coding sequence ATGTCGCCCGCCGGCGCGCCCGTCAGCCTGGATGTGGAGCGTGACGCGCTCCGGCGCGCCCGGCGTGCGGTGCAGGCCAAGCTCGCCACCTTCGAGGCCATCCGGGCCGAAGACAGCGGCGCCGACGCGTTGAGCGACGAGTACGTCGCCGCGGTCGTGCGCGGTGCCGTCGAGAAGCTCCAACAGGACCTCGTCGTGTTCGGGCGCATCGACGACGACCGGCCCTGGCGGGTGGGCCTCTACGGCATCGACGAGGGCGGCGACCAACTCGTCATGGACTGGCGGGCGCCCTTCGCCACCCGCTTCTACCAGGCGACCTTCGACGAGCCGCAGGGCCTCGATCGTCGCGTGAGCTACGTCGGGTGCATCGAGGACCTCTTCGTCGAGGAGTTCACCACCGGCCTCGTCGAGGGCTCGTCCCCGCTGCTGACCGAGCTCTCCCGGGAGCGGGGCACGACCATGCGCGCCGCCGTGGCCACCCTGCAGTCCGAGCAGGACGCGCTCGTGCGCCTCGACCCCCGCGAGCGGTTGGTGCTCCGGGGCGGGCCAGGCACCGGCAAGACCGTGGTGGGCCTGCACCGGGCGGCGTGGCTCGTCTACAACGACAACCGCATCGCCGCCGACCGCATCCTCGTCGTCGGCCCGAGTGACAAGTTCCTGCGCTTCGTGGCCACGGTCCTCCCCACCCTGGGCGAGGCCCGCGTCACCCAGACCACCTTCGACCGCCTGCTCGGGCCCTGCACGCCTGCGGGCAGCGACCCGAGATGGGTGGCGGTGCTCGACGAGCTCGAAGCGCACCTCCTGCTGCCACAGGAGGTGCGCGTCGGCCACCTGGGCGTGCCCGCGGCCGACGTCGAGGCGCTGGTCGCCCGCCTGCGCGACCGTCCGATCCCGTGGCGGGACAAGCGCAAGGTGTTCGTCGACAACCTCACCAACCGGCTCCAGCAGCGCCGCAAGACCGTCACACGGGCCGAGGTCAGCGCCGCCGCCGGCGAGGTGTGGCCGGCGGTGACGGCCAAGGCGGCCTGGGCCAGACTGCGCAGCCGAGCCACCCTCACCGAGCTCGGCGCGCCGGCCGACCTGGTCGACGCCTGGTTCGCCGACGGCCGGGAGGACGGGGCGCTCTACGACGAGGTGCGCGCCCGTTTCGAGGGGACCCCGCTGCGGTACGGCCACGTCATCGTCGACGAGGCGCAGGACCTCACCTTCTTCCAGTTGCGGGCGGTCCTGCGCCGCGGCGATGGCCTCACCCTCGTGGGCGACGACGCGCAACGCTCGACTCCGGCCGGGATCGGCCTGGCGGCTGCCGCGGCGGAGCTCGACACCTCGCTCGTCACCATGGACACCGCCTACCGGATGTCGGCCGAGATCGCCGACTGGCTGAACGCCCACGCCGACCGGGAGGAGATCGACGCCGTGCACCTCGTCGGCATCCGCCCCACCGACACCCCGGTCCGCGAGCTCGACCGGGCCGCCGGCGCCGACCCCGAGGCGCTCGCCGACGAGCTCGCCGGGCGCTGGCACAACGTGGCCGTGATCCGGGAACACGAGGTGTGGGAGCACAAGGGCGTGGAGTACGACGCCGTCGTGGTCGACACCGCCGGACTCTCCCCCGCCGAGGTCTACCTCGCCGCCAGCCGAGCCGCCCACGAGCTCGTCGTGATCCGCTGA
- a CDS encoding LLM class flavin-dependent oxidoreductase: protein MRFSLWTNLSQPWADAADVVRHAEATGWDGVYVADHFMADAGGPYPPDLPTFEATAALSALAAITERVRLSALVFGITYRHPAVLAKWAATTDHISAGRLLLGVGAGWQENEHEQYGIPLGRPGERIERFEEALRILRGLLDEETTTVEGEHYTVREAIAYPKPVQPRLPILVGGKGPRMLGVVARHADEWNMWSLPPELAAKRAELDQACEANGRDPGDIATSTQALFFVLDSNDDAESYIQMVSGRPCVAGTPERIAESVAAWRDAGVDEVIVPDFTLGSGSARAEALDRVIEEVAPDFR from the coding sequence ATGCGCTTCTCGCTCTGGACGAACCTCAGCCAGCCGTGGGCCGATGCCGCGGACGTGGTGCGCCACGCCGAGGCCACGGGCTGGGACGGCGTCTACGTCGCCGACCACTTCATGGCCGACGCGGGCGGCCCCTACCCCCCGGACCTGCCCACCTTCGAGGCCACCGCCGCCCTGAGCGCGCTCGCCGCGATCACCGAGCGGGTGCGCCTGTCCGCCCTCGTGTTCGGGATCACCTACCGCCACCCGGCCGTGCTGGCGAAGTGGGCGGCCACGACCGACCACATCAGCGCCGGCCGCCTCCTGCTGGGCGTCGGCGCCGGCTGGCAGGAGAACGAGCACGAGCAGTACGGCATCCCCCTCGGTCGCCCGGGCGAGCGCATCGAGCGCTTCGAGGAGGCGTTGCGCATCCTCCGAGGCCTGCTCGACGAGGAGACCACGACCGTGGAGGGCGAGCACTACACGGTCCGCGAGGCGATCGCGTACCCCAAGCCCGTGCAACCCCGGCTGCCGATCCTCGTCGGCGGAAAGGGGCCCCGCATGCTCGGCGTGGTCGCCCGCCACGCGGACGAATGGAACATGTGGTCGCTGCCCCCGGAGCTCGCGGCCAAGCGGGCGGAGCTCGACCAGGCCTGCGAGGCCAACGGGCGCGATCCCGGCGACATCGCCACCTCCACCCAGGCCCTGTTCTTCGTCCTCGACAGCAACGACGACGCGGAGTCGTACATCCAGATGGTGTCGGGTCGGCCCTGCGTCGCCGGCACCCCCGAGCGCATCGCCGAGAGCGTGGCCGCCTGGCGCGACGCCGGCGTCGACGAGGTGATCGTCCCCGACTTCACCCTCGGCAGCGGCTCGGCACGAGCGGAGGCGCTCGATCGCGTCATCGAAGAGGTGGCGCCCGACTTCCGCTGA
- a CDS encoding TetR/AcrR family transcriptional regulator produces MTTARARARAELTREIKESARRQLAEVGASALSLRAVSRDLGMVSSALYRYFPSRDALLTALIVDAFDAVGVVAEQVEADLPAAGGFTRRWVALGTAVRGWAVDQPHDYALVYGSPVPGYEAPADTVDPAARVSLVALRLVADGVAAGEIDPTPPGPMPRSVHGEMAALRDGVGLAIPDEVLARTLLAWSAVLGAISYELFGHLHGIVADHPAYFDHQLHRTARLIAEP; encoded by the coding sequence ATGACGACGGCACGGGCCCGGGCACGGGCCGAGCTCACCCGGGAGATCAAGGAGTCGGCGCGGCGCCAGCTCGCCGAGGTCGGCGCCTCCGCGCTCTCGCTGCGGGCAGTGTCACGCGACCTCGGGATGGTGTCGTCGGCGCTCTACCGCTACTTCCCCAGCCGCGACGCCCTGCTCACGGCCCTCATCGTCGATGCCTTCGACGCCGTCGGTGTCGTGGCCGAGCAGGTCGAGGCCGACCTACCCGCCGCCGGCGGCTTCACCCGCCGCTGGGTCGCGCTCGGCACTGCGGTCCGGGGGTGGGCGGTCGATCAGCCGCACGACTACGCGCTGGTCTACGGCAGCCCCGTCCCGGGCTACGAGGCGCCCGCCGACACCGTGGACCCGGCCGCCCGGGTCAGCCTGGTGGCGCTCCGGTTGGTCGCCGACGGCGTGGCGGCCGGCGAGATCGATCCGACGCCGCCGGGCCCGATGCCGCGCTCGGTCCACGGCGAGATGGCGGCGCTGCGCGACGGCGTCGGCCTCGCCATCCCCGACGAGGTCCTCGCCCGCACGCTCCTGGCCTGGTCCGCGGTGCTCGGCGCCATCAGCTACGAGCTGTTCGGCCACCTCCACGGCATCGTGGCCGACCACCCCGCCTACTTCGACCACCAGCTCCACCGCACCGCCCGCCTCATCGCCGAACCCTGA
- a CDS encoding nitroreductase family deazaflavin-dependent oxidoreductase, protein MDTTTTTTTTTTTSATDRYLAPDRFTLRVMNPTVAWLARHGISLLGSRELRIVGRRSGLVRTNVVNVLELDGRRYLVAPRGTTEWVRNLRAAGEGELRIGRRVEAFAALEVDDADKLPVLRAYLRKWAWEVGQFFDGVDKDSADEDLAAIASGFPVFELR, encoded by the coding sequence ATGGACACCACCACGACCACCACCACCACCACGACCACCAGCGCCACCGACCGCTACCTCGCCCCCGACCGTTTCACCCTCCGGGTCATGAACCCGACGGTGGCCTGGCTCGCCCGTCACGGCATCAGCCTCCTGGGCTCTCGCGAGCTGCGCATCGTCGGGCGCAGGAGCGGGCTGGTGCGCACGAACGTCGTCAACGTGCTCGAGCTCGACGGCCGCCGCTACCTGGTGGCGCCTCGCGGCACCACCGAGTGGGTGCGCAACCTGCGGGCTGCCGGCGAGGGCGAGCTGCGCATCGGTCGCCGGGTCGAGGCCTTCGCCGCCCTCGAGGTCGACGACGCCGACAAGCTGCCCGTGCTTCGGGCCTACCTCCGCAAGTGGGCCTGGGAGGTCGGGCAGTTCTTCGACGGTGTCGACAAGGACAGCGCCGACGAGGACCTCGCCGCCATCGCCTCCGGGTTCCCGGTCTTCGAGCTGCGATGA
- a CDS encoding glutamine synthetase III produces MSDAAARRRAIDSVIQYKAPPTALDIGAPGEIFGKNVFSAAVMKARLPKAVYKSVMATIEHAERLDPAVADVVATAMKDWATEKGATHYAHVFYPLTGLTAEKHDSFLEPDGTGASIAEFAGKTLVQGEPDASSFPNGGLRQTFEARGYTGWDVTSPAYVMETANGSTLCIPTVFISWTGEALDKKTPILRSQQALAKQAQRVLRLFGHEEPGAVSSFAGAEQEYFLIDRSFYFSRPDLVSAGRTLFGAPSPKGQEFDDHYFGAIPERVLGFMLETEAELWKLGIPAKTRHNEVAPGQFEIAPVFEKANLATDHQQLLMVTLRRVAEKYGMECLLHEKPFAGVNGSGKHVNFSLGSTTEGNLLDPGHTPHENAQFLVFCAAVIRAVHRYGGLLRAVVASSRNDHRLGANEAPPAIISIFLGDQLMDVFDQIAKGGATQSKEKGTLIVGVDTIPDLPSDPGDRNRTSPFAFTGNRFEFRAPGSSQSIAGPLIALNTSIAESLDFIATELESAVESGTDFNAAVQTLLQGIIADHGNVIFNGDGYGEEWQVEAEARGLLNLRTTVDALPQFDTPEVKELFAKYGVLNERELASRYEVYLEQYVLSLAVEAKQTLEMAKTLVLPAGLRYQGELAGQGANLKAVGVEFDSSLLDEVSGLVADLQSGIAGLESGIAGAHGAEDTLAEARYACETLLPAMAAVRDAADGLEHIVADDLWPLPTYQEMLFVL; encoded by the coding sequence ATGAGCGACGCCGCTGCCCGCCGACGAGCGATCGATTCGGTCATTCAGTACAAGGCCCCCCCGACGGCACTCGACATCGGTGCCCCGGGCGAGATCTTCGGCAAGAACGTCTTCTCCGCCGCGGTGATGAAGGCCCGCCTTCCCAAGGCGGTCTACAAGTCGGTCATGGCGACGATCGAGCACGCCGAGCGCCTCGACCCGGCGGTCGCCGACGTCGTGGCCACCGCCATGAAGGACTGGGCCACCGAGAAGGGCGCCACCCACTACGCCCACGTCTTCTACCCGCTCACGGGGCTCACCGCCGAGAAGCACGACAGCTTCCTCGAGCCCGACGGCACGGGCGCCTCGATCGCCGAGTTCGCGGGCAAGACGCTCGTGCAGGGCGAGCCGGACGCCTCCAGCTTCCCCAACGGCGGCCTGCGTCAGACCTTCGAGGCCCGCGGCTACACCGGGTGGGACGTCACCAGCCCCGCCTACGTCATGGAGACGGCCAACGGTTCGACGCTGTGCATCCCCACGGTGTTCATCTCGTGGACGGGTGAGGCGCTCGACAAGAAGACCCCGATCCTGCGCTCGCAGCAGGCCCTCGCCAAGCAGGCCCAGCGGGTGCTGCGGCTCTTCGGCCACGAGGAGCCGGGCGCCGTGTCCAGCTTCGCCGGCGCCGAGCAGGAGTACTTCCTGATCGACCGTAGCTTCTACTTCAGCCGCCCCGACCTCGTGTCGGCCGGCCGGACGCTCTTCGGGGCGCCCTCGCCGAAGGGTCAGGAGTTCGACGACCACTACTTCGGGGCCATCCCCGAGCGGGTGCTCGGCTTCATGCTCGAGACCGAGGCCGAGCTGTGGAAGCTGGGCATCCCGGCCAAGACCCGCCACAACGAGGTCGCCCCCGGCCAGTTCGAGATCGCCCCGGTGTTCGAGAAGGCCAACCTGGCCACCGACCACCAGCAGCTCCTGATGGTCACGCTGCGTCGGGTGGCCGAGAAGTACGGCATGGAGTGCCTGCTGCACGAGAAGCCCTTCGCCGGCGTGAACGGGTCGGGCAAGCACGTCAACTTCTCGCTCGGCAGCACCACCGAGGGCAACCTGCTCGATCCGGGCCACACCCCCCACGAGAACGCCCAGTTCCTGGTGTTCTGCGCCGCGGTCATCCGGGCCGTGCACCGCTACGGCGGCCTGCTCCGCGCCGTGGTGGCGTCGTCCCGCAACGACCACCGACTCGGTGCGAACGAGGCCCCGCCGGCCATCATCTCGATCTTCCTGGGCGACCAGCTCATGGACGTGTTCGACCAGATCGCCAAGGGCGGTGCCACCCAGTCGAAGGAGAAGGGCACGCTCATCGTCGGCGTGGACACCATCCCGGACCTGCCCAGCGATCCGGGCGACCGCAACCGGACCAGCCCGTTCGCGTTCACGGGCAACCGCTTCGAGTTCCGGGCGCCGGGCTCGTCGCAGTCCATCGCCGGCCCGCTCATCGCGCTCAACACGTCCATCGCCGAGTCGCTCGACTTCATCGCCACCGAGCTCGAGTCGGCGGTCGAGTCGGGCACCGACTTCAACGCCGCGGTGCAGACGCTGCTGCAGGGCATCATCGCCGACCACGGCAACGTGATCTTCAACGGCGACGGCTACGGCGAGGAGTGGCAGGTCGAGGCCGAGGCCCGCGGTCTGCTGAACCTGCGCACCACGGTCGACGCGCTGCCGCAGTTCGACACGCCCGAGGTGAAGGAGCTCTTCGCCAAGTACGGCGTGCTCAACGAGCGGGAGCTGGCCAGCCGCTACGAGGTGTACCTCGAGCAGTACGTGCTGAGCCTGGCCGTCGAGGCCAAGCAGACCCTCGAGATGGCCAAGACGCTCGTCCTGCCCGCCGGTCTCCGGTACCAGGGTGAGCTCGCCGGTCAGGGCGCCAACCTCAAGGCCGTCGGCGTGGAATTCGACTCCAGCCTGCTCGACGAGGTGTCAGGGCTCGTGGCCGACCTCCAGAGCGGCATCGCCGGCCTCGAGTCTGGCATCGCCGGCGCCCACGGTGCCGAGGACACGTTGGCCGAGGCGCGGTACGCCTGCGAAACGCTGCTGCCCGCCATGGCGGCGGTGCGTGACGCCGCCGACGGCCTCGAGCACATCGTGGCCGACGACCTGTGGCCCCTGCCCACCTACCAGGAGATGCTCTTCGTCCTGTAG